The Miscanthus floridulus cultivar M001 chromosome 7, ASM1932011v1, whole genome shotgun sequence genome includes a region encoding these proteins:
- the LOC136464078 gene encoding uncharacterized protein isoform X2, whose amino-acid sequence MKDLAGLGHLFVVTFLFHFASFMVIPAVTDVTMEAVCPGRDECSVAIYLSGFQNAVTGLGALVVTPIVGNLSDRYGRKALMTLPVTVAVAPLFILACSRSEVYFYVYYVAKIIAGIFCEGTMHCLCLAYVADHVGPRRRAAAFGLLSGVSAAGFVSGTLTARFLPTASTFQVAAAVAVASALYLRAFLPDAGGVSCADEACDPLIQDSSCTSSTSSSDEELSPRLPPHKSGLPSLSDMVALLTGSLAMSGAAIVTFFYSLGENGLQTALLYYLKAQFGYSKNEYANLLLIAGAAGMLSQLTVMPILAPILGEEILLIVGLLGGCTHVPYFAAAFIILSAFVYPSIRTNVSKSVGSNEQGIAQGCISGISSFASILGPLIFTPLTAWFLSETEPFNFKGFSILCAGFCTLIAFIISLRMRGAQSNMCKKTTVQHEQA is encoded by the exons ATGAAGGACTTGGCGGGGCTGGGGCACCTGTTCGTGGTGACCTTCCTGTTCCACTTCGCCTCCTTCATGGTGATCCCGGCGGTCACCGACGTCACCATGGAGGCCGTCTGCCCCGGCCGAGACGAGTGCTCCGTCGCCATCTACCTCAGCGGCTTCCAGAACGCA GTCACCGGGCTGGGGGCGCTCGTGGTCACCCCCATCGTCGGCAACCTGTCCGACAGGTACGGCCGGAAGGCGCTGATGACGCTGCCGGTGACCGTGGCCGTCGCACCGCTGT TCATACTGGCATGCAGCCGCTCGGAGGTGTACTTCTACGTGTACTACGTGGCCAAGATCATCGCCGGGATCTTCTGCGAGGGCACCATGCACTGTCTCTGCCTTGCCTATGTG GCTGACCACGTGGGCCCCAGGCGTCGCGCGGCAGCGTTCGGTCTCCTCTCCGGCGTGTCGGCAGCCGGGTTCGTGTCGGGGACCTTGACCGCGCGCTTCCTCCCAACTGCATCCACCTTCCaggtcgccgccgccgtggccgtggCGTCAGCGCTCTACCTCAGGGCCTTCCTCCCCGACGCAGGCGGCGTCTCCTGCGCTGACGAAGCCTGCGATCCGCTAATCCAGGATTCGTCCTGCACCTCTTCCACATCATCCTCCGATGAAGAGCTCTCGCCTCGTCTGCCACCGCATAAGAGCGGGCTGCCGTCTCTATCCGACATGGTCGCGCTTCTTACTGGCAG TTTGGCCATGTCAGGGGCAGCAATCGTCACTTTCTTTTACAGTCTAGGTGAAAATGGGCTTCAGACTGCATTGCTG TACTACCTGAAGGCACAATTCGGTTACAGCAAAAATGAGTATGCTAATCTACTTCTAATCGCCGGTGCTGCCGGAATGCTATCACAG CTCACTGTAATGCCTATCTTGGCTCCGATTCTGGGTGAAGAGATATTGCTTATTGTTGGGCTGCTTGGTGGATGTACTCAT GTACCTTATTTTGCAGCAGCATTTATAATTTTGAGTGCTTTTGTTTACCCATCT ATAAGAACCAATGTATCAAAAAGTGTCGGATCAAATGAGCAG GGAATTGCTCAAGGATGTATATCTGGGATTAGTTCTTTTGCAAGCATATTAGGTCCCCTCATCTTCACTCCCTTAACTG CATGGTTTCTCTCTGAAACAGAGCCCTTCAACTTCAAAGGTTTCAGTATTTTGTGTGCTGGCTTTTGCACT CTCATTGCGTTTATTATCAGTTTGAGGATGCGTGGAGCTCAATCTAATATGTGCAAGAAGACCACAGTTCAGCATGAGCAAGCATGA
- the LOC136464078 gene encoding uncharacterized protein isoform X1 codes for MKDLAGLGHLFVVTFLFHFASFMVIPAVTDVTMEAVCPGRDECSVAIYLSGFQNAVTGLGALVVTPIVGNLSDRYGRKALMTLPVTVAVAPLFILACSRSEVYFYVYYVAKIIAGIFCEGTMHCLCLAYVADHVGPRRRAAAFGLLSGVSAAGFVSGTLTARFLPTASTFQVAAAVAVASALYLRAFLPDAGGVSCADEACDPLIQDSSCTSSTSSSDEELSPRLPPHKSGLPSLSDMVALLTGSLAMSGAAIVTFFYSLGENGLQTALLYYLKAQFGYSKNEYANLLLIAGAAGMLSQLTVMPILAPILGEEILLIVGLLGGCTHVFLYGIAWSYWVPYFAAAFIILSAFVYPSIRTNVSKSVGSNEQGIAQGCISGISSFASILGPLIFTPLTAWFLSETEPFNFKGFSILCAGFCTLIAFIISLRMRGAQSNMCKKTTVQHEQA; via the exons ATGAAGGACTTGGCGGGGCTGGGGCACCTGTTCGTGGTGACCTTCCTGTTCCACTTCGCCTCCTTCATGGTGATCCCGGCGGTCACCGACGTCACCATGGAGGCCGTCTGCCCCGGCCGAGACGAGTGCTCCGTCGCCATCTACCTCAGCGGCTTCCAGAACGCA GTCACCGGGCTGGGGGCGCTCGTGGTCACCCCCATCGTCGGCAACCTGTCCGACAGGTACGGCCGGAAGGCGCTGATGACGCTGCCGGTGACCGTGGCCGTCGCACCGCTGT TCATACTGGCATGCAGCCGCTCGGAGGTGTACTTCTACGTGTACTACGTGGCCAAGATCATCGCCGGGATCTTCTGCGAGGGCACCATGCACTGTCTCTGCCTTGCCTATGTG GCTGACCACGTGGGCCCCAGGCGTCGCGCGGCAGCGTTCGGTCTCCTCTCCGGCGTGTCGGCAGCCGGGTTCGTGTCGGGGACCTTGACCGCGCGCTTCCTCCCAACTGCATCCACCTTCCaggtcgccgccgccgtggccgtggCGTCAGCGCTCTACCTCAGGGCCTTCCTCCCCGACGCAGGCGGCGTCTCCTGCGCTGACGAAGCCTGCGATCCGCTAATCCAGGATTCGTCCTGCACCTCTTCCACATCATCCTCCGATGAAGAGCTCTCGCCTCGTCTGCCACCGCATAAGAGCGGGCTGCCGTCTCTATCCGACATGGTCGCGCTTCTTACTGGCAG TTTGGCCATGTCAGGGGCAGCAATCGTCACTTTCTTTTACAGTCTAGGTGAAAATGGGCTTCAGACTGCATTGCTG TACTACCTGAAGGCACAATTCGGTTACAGCAAAAATGAGTATGCTAATCTACTTCTAATCGCCGGTGCTGCCGGAATGCTATCACAG CTCACTGTAATGCCTATCTTGGCTCCGATTCTGGGTGAAGAGATATTGCTTATTGTTGGGCTGCTTGGTGGATGTACTCAT GTTTTCTTGTATGGCATTGCATGGTCATACTGG GTACCTTATTTTGCAGCAGCATTTATAATTTTGAGTGCTTTTGTTTACCCATCT ATAAGAACCAATGTATCAAAAAGTGTCGGATCAAATGAGCAG GGAATTGCTCAAGGATGTATATCTGGGATTAGTTCTTTTGCAAGCATATTAGGTCCCCTCATCTTCACTCCCTTAACTG CATGGTTTCTCTCTGAAACAGAGCCCTTCAACTTCAAAGGTTTCAGTATTTTGTGTGCTGGCTTTTGCACT CTCATTGCGTTTATTATCAGTTTGAGGATGCGTGGAGCTCAATCTAATATGTGCAAGAAGACCACAGTTCAGCATGAGCAAGCATGA
- the LOC136464078 gene encoding uncharacterized protein isoform X3 codes for MKDLAGLGHLFVVTFLFHFASFMVIPAVTDVTMEAVCPGRDECSVAIYLSGFQNAVTGLGALVVTPIVGNLSDRYGRKALMTLPVTVAVAPLFILACSRSEVYFYVYYVAKIIAGIFCEGTMHCLCLAYVADHVGPRRRAAAFGLLSGVSAAGFVSGTLTARFLPTASTFQVAAAVAVASALYLRAFLPDAGGVSCADEACDPLIQDSSCTSSTSSSDEELSPRLPPHKSGLPSLSDMVALLTGSLAMSGAAIVTFFYSLGENGLQTALLYYLKAQFGYSKNEYANLLLIAGAAGMLSQVPYFAAAFIILSAFVYPSIRTNVSKSVGSNEQGIAQGCISGISSFASILGPLIFTPLTAWFLSETEPFNFKGFSILCAGFCTLIAFIISLRMRGAQSNMCKKTTVQHEQA; via the exons ATGAAGGACTTGGCGGGGCTGGGGCACCTGTTCGTGGTGACCTTCCTGTTCCACTTCGCCTCCTTCATGGTGATCCCGGCGGTCACCGACGTCACCATGGAGGCCGTCTGCCCCGGCCGAGACGAGTGCTCCGTCGCCATCTACCTCAGCGGCTTCCAGAACGCA GTCACCGGGCTGGGGGCGCTCGTGGTCACCCCCATCGTCGGCAACCTGTCCGACAGGTACGGCCGGAAGGCGCTGATGACGCTGCCGGTGACCGTGGCCGTCGCACCGCTGT TCATACTGGCATGCAGCCGCTCGGAGGTGTACTTCTACGTGTACTACGTGGCCAAGATCATCGCCGGGATCTTCTGCGAGGGCACCATGCACTGTCTCTGCCTTGCCTATGTG GCTGACCACGTGGGCCCCAGGCGTCGCGCGGCAGCGTTCGGTCTCCTCTCCGGCGTGTCGGCAGCCGGGTTCGTGTCGGGGACCTTGACCGCGCGCTTCCTCCCAACTGCATCCACCTTCCaggtcgccgccgccgtggccgtggCGTCAGCGCTCTACCTCAGGGCCTTCCTCCCCGACGCAGGCGGCGTCTCCTGCGCTGACGAAGCCTGCGATCCGCTAATCCAGGATTCGTCCTGCACCTCTTCCACATCATCCTCCGATGAAGAGCTCTCGCCTCGTCTGCCACCGCATAAGAGCGGGCTGCCGTCTCTATCCGACATGGTCGCGCTTCTTACTGGCAG TTTGGCCATGTCAGGGGCAGCAATCGTCACTTTCTTTTACAGTCTAGGTGAAAATGGGCTTCAGACTGCATTGCTG TACTACCTGAAGGCACAATTCGGTTACAGCAAAAATGAGTATGCTAATCTACTTCTAATCGCCGGTGCTGCCGGAATGCTATCACAG GTACCTTATTTTGCAGCAGCATTTATAATTTTGAGTGCTTTTGTTTACCCATCT ATAAGAACCAATGTATCAAAAAGTGTCGGATCAAATGAGCAG GGAATTGCTCAAGGATGTATATCTGGGATTAGTTCTTTTGCAAGCATATTAGGTCCCCTCATCTTCACTCCCTTAACTG CATGGTTTCTCTCTGAAACAGAGCCCTTCAACTTCAAAGGTTTCAGTATTTTGTGTGCTGGCTTTTGCACT CTCATTGCGTTTATTATCAGTTTGAGGATGCGTGGAGCTCAATCTAATATGTGCAAGAAGACCACAGTTCAGCATGAGCAAGCATGA